The following are from one region of the Armigeres subalbatus isolate Guangzhou_Male unplaced genomic scaffold, GZ_Asu_2 Contig1979, whole genome shotgun sequence genome:
- the LOC134203578 gene encoding uncharacterized protein LOC134203578, whose product MSSEDLQDKTLSYLESTFVKYKKLLFLISKTVRVKKKKVIEVETELENTVWRKKHTSDRVLKQATLGLLMGKYRKCTKIYTDASKAEDRCGIGIFDETNKYRLNLKLQNTVCSMSAELEAIYVALQYVEKRQIYNAVILTDSKSGCELIKHQMDNNEQDEIIHAIISKAAMMKSKIQWIPGHVNVQGNETADALAKLGLNQTNEASNKIFPHDAINKCKEMVTEEVQEWYVNYTQEEGKGRKFFQFQTGINPKPWHQNLSLTNSEVRTLNRLIAGHDYSPYWLSIMHIKDEMYCELCQTPNTSEHIILNCIKHLHLRDKHKLDSYFKIQDVFETKDVANLKG is encoded by the coding sequence ATGAGCAGCGAAGACCTACAGGATAAAACTCTCTCTTACCTGGAATCTACATTTGTGAAGTACAAGAAATTACTTTTTCTAATTTCCAAAACTGTCCgagtaaagaaaaaaaaagtcatcgAAGTAGAGACCGAACTGGAAAACACCGTATGGAGGAAAAAACATACATCGGATAGAGTATTGAAGCAAGCTACACTGGGATTGCTGATGGGGAAATATCGGAAATGCACCAAAATCTACACCGACGCCTCCAAGGCGGAAGACAGATGTGGGATAGGCATTTTCGACGAAACCAACAAATATCGACTGAATTTGAAACTACAAAACACAGTATGCAGTATGTCGGCAGAgctggaggccatatacgtggcATTACAATATGTTGAAAAAAGGCAAATCTACAATGCAGTTATTCTGACGGATTCAAAATCAGGATGTGAACTGATTAAACATCAAATGGACAATAACGAGCAGGATGAAATTATCCATGCGATAATAAGTAAGGCTGCGATGATGAAGTCAAAGATCCAGTGGATTCCCGGACACGTAAACGTGCAAGGAAATGAGACGGCAGACGCGTTAGCAAAATTAGGACTGAATCAAACTAACGAAGCATCTAACAAGATATTTCCACACGACGCTATAAACAAGTGCAAGGAAATGGTAACGGAAGAAGTCCAAGAGTGGTACGTGAATTACACCCAAGAGGAAGGAAAAGgacggaagtttttccagtttCAGACTGGAATCAACCCTAAACCATGGCATCAAAATCTATCACTAACCAACTCCGAAGTTAGAACACTAAATAGATTGATTGCGGGTCATGACTACTCACCATACTGGCTAAGCATCATGCACATCAAAGATGAGATGTACTGCGAGCTGTGCCAAACCCCGAACACCTCAGAGCACATTATACTAAATTGTATTAAACACTTGCATCTCCGAGACAAACACAAACTGGATTCTTACTTTAAAATACAAGATGTATTTGAGACCAAAGATGTTGCAAATTTAAAAGGCTAA